A genome region from Manis pentadactyla isolate mManPen7 chromosome 5, mManPen7.hap1, whole genome shotgun sequence includes the following:
- the LOC118909078 gene encoding molybdopterin synthase sulfur carrier subunit-like: protein MVPRCQVQVLCFVKRAEIAGIHSETISVPREIKALHLWNEIETRHPELADIRNQVIFAVRQEYVKLGDQLLQLQSGDEIVIIPPISRG, encoded by the coding sequence ATGGTCCCACGATGCCAGGTTCAAGTATTGTGTTTTGTAAAACGTGCTGAAATAGCAGGAATTCACTCAGAGACCATTTCTGTGCCACGAGAAATAAAAGCGTTGCATCTTTGGAATGAGATAGAAACGCGACATCCTGAATTGGCTGATATTAGAAATCAAGTGATATTTGCTGTTCGTCAAGAATATGTCAAGCTTGGAGATCAACTCCTCCAGCTTCAATCAGGAGATGAAATTGTCATTATCCCTCCCATTAGTAGAGGTTAG